The Miscanthus floridulus cultivar M001 chromosome 17, ASM1932011v1, whole genome shotgun sequence genome has a window encoding:
- the LOC136516820 gene encoding GTP-binding nuclear protein Ran-2 has protein sequence MALPNQGTVDYPSFKLVIVGDGGTGKTTFVKRHLTGEFEKKYEPTIGVEVHPLDFTTNCGKIRFYCWDTAGQEKFGGLRDGYYIHGQCAIIMFDVTSRLTYKNVPTWHRDLCRVCENIPIVLCGNKVDVKNRQVKAKQVTFHRKKNLQYYEISAKSNYNFEKPFLYLARKLAGDPNLHFVEAVALKPPEVTIDMAMQQQHEAELAAAAAQPLPDDDDDLIE, from the exons ATG GCGCTTCCGAATCAGGGGACCGTGGATTACCCCAGCTTCAAGCTCGTCATCGTCGGCGATGGCGGAACGG GTAAAACTACATTTGTGAAGAGGCATCTCACTGGAGAATTTGAGAAGAAATATGAAC CAACCATTGGTGTGGAAGTCCATCCATTGGATTTCACCACGAACTGTGGTAAGATCAGGTTCTACTGCTGGGATACTGCTGGGCAAGAGAAGTTCGGTGGCCTCAGGGATGGATACTA TATCCATGGTCAATGTGCAATCATCATGTTTGATGTAACCTCAAGGCTGACATACAAGAATGTTCCTACATGGCATAGGGACCTGTGCAG GGTGTGTGAAAACATCCCAATTGTCCTTTGTGGTAACAAGGTTGATGTCAAGAACAGGCAGGTGAAAGCCAAGCAGGTCACCTTCCACAGGAAGAAGAATCTGCAGTACTATGAAATTTCTGCCAAGAGCAATTACAACTTTGAGAAACCTTTCCTTTACCTTGCAAGGAAACTGGCTGG TGATCCGAACCTTCACTTTGTTGAAGCTGTTGCTCTTAAGCCTCCGGAAGTTACCATCGACATGGCAATGCAGCAGCA GCATGAAGCTGAGCTTGCTGCAGCGGCTGCACAACCTCTCCCAGATGACGATGATGATCTGATTGAGTAG